A segment of the Zingiber officinale cultivar Zhangliang chromosome 8B, Zo_v1.1, whole genome shotgun sequence genome:
AATTAGTATTAAAACGTCCAGGTGTGtgctatttaatatatatatgtataagcTTAATTTATGCGCGAATAAAAATGGTTTGTTTTTAGTGGGTGTGTAAAAGTTAATACTGAATTgaaagttaataaaaaaaattaaaaataagaagtggacttttttgttattattatttttgtccaATCTTTTATCAACCACGGCGGGGGAACAAAATTTGAATCCCAATCTACGTACCGCTCTCAACCCTTTCTCCCCCAAATCGGTACTTGTTTCCGCCGTCCGCCGCAGCATATCGTTTCTCCGACCTCTATTCGCCGGCACCCGAGACGTCGGTTCTCTACTGCTTAACATCCTCTCTGCGTGTTAACCCTAATCCGATCCTTGATAAAGATTCAGCGAAACGCCATGGACGATCCTTCAACTCTGTCTGAAGGTGCTCGGTTTCTTCTTTATGCCTTGGTCGAAACTTCTGTTGTTTACCTGAATGTTGTTTATGTGGGTATTTTTCCACCCAATTTTTTGATTGTATTGTCACGACTTGCAATTTTCCCTAAAATGTTGTTGTTTTTTCTTATTTCATTGCATCGGGTGATAATTCCGTCTATTATTCATTTCACTTTAGGAAGTGCGTATCGGCCAATCGAAGGTATGGAATCGGTGGTTGCTACTGTCAGTGGTTACCATGGGACAGAGAGGTTTAAGCTCATCAAGCTTATTGCGCATGCTGGAGCTAATTATGTTGGAGCGATGACAAAATCTACGACACATCTGGTGCCTTCTTGGTGTTTCTGATTTTGGTTGCTTGAATTCTGTTTAAATGGTGCTTTGTAACTGTTTTATCAGAGAATGATATTGCATTTGTTGGATTGCAGGTATGTTGGCGGTTTGAAGGTAAGAAGTATAATCTGGCAAAAAATATTGGTGCACATATAATCAGCCATCGATGGTTCGAAGATTGTTTAAAAGAAAGGAAGCGGCTGCCTGAAGATTCTTATTCAATGCAGAGGTactgttttttatatttttaattggcATCTCACAAAGGGAAGACTGCTGTGTAACTTATTTATAAAGATCATGCACAATAAAACCCCAGTATAATACCGTGATTGTTTATCATGCTGTAGAGTTCTAAACTTTGTGAATGATTATCAATTCTTTCCCTTCAACTACAAGATGATACACTATCACACCCCTTTTCAGTAAGATAATTGACCTTGATTTGTTAAATCTAACTACTAGCCTAAAATgcttaaatctaatttaatagtAACGGCCCCATCTAAGTCTATACACTTCTAGTACTGAAGCTCAACTTATCGTTCAGAATCATCCATAATTAAtagtatgtgtgacttgatggtTGCTAGTTGCTACTCCATCACACACACAACCTTTTTGGCATCCCATGATGCCTAGGATTGGATCCTCATAGGTACCAATTTTTACACCCATACATATAAGATTATTGACCCAATAACTTGTGAGGCATAATAGTTCGCTTAAAATGCTTAAGCCCaagttaataattttattacTCATCTAACTTTGTAAAGTTTCCTTGCTTGCCCATAACTCTCCTAGTGATTCTTAAAAAGGTTATCACCTTCACATTCCTGTTTagctaaaatcaaatttaaagtcATGATGGTTGGAATATGCAACATATATATTATCCATTCCTTACAAAATGCCATATACCCCGTTTAATCAAGATATATGAGTGGCAAGAAAGTGTAAGAGTAGAAAGCAAAATTTGAAGTCATAATTGTTTGCAGACTTCTAAAAGGTGTTCAATTCGAGTTCAGTTAAGAATTAATATAGAGTAAAATCTTCTCAATCAACCTATCCAACACATTCTCTTGTTCTCCCTTTTTTAAAAGCTTACATGATTGTAGTACGACACCAGTTATCTTATCCATATTTTGAATTTGTAGCATAACACTAATTATGAGTTTAGTATGTCTTTTCTGGTAATGAAGATGAATTGTtaatttttatggtttgttgtgTTATTTATTTTCTCAGTTGCAATGTAAAAATATGATATGTTTCTTATTTTTTGTGTATAATACTTATCAGTTATGgtttatttcttttgatttgtaaacatgttttgatatatatatatatatatatatatatagatatcatTCTTAATTTAATATGCTCCTGCtttctattttaatatttttttaatactgACAGCCTAAGCATTAGGCAATGGTTTCATCACCCATAGCTTGGAATTGCCTTTTAATACctccatatttatttttgcatttcaACAACAATGATTCGTGGGTAGCTCATCTAATGATAACTTGTGGAAATTTTAATTGAATAAACAGTAAAGAGTTTGTCTTGGAAGATTTGATTTTTTGTCTCTTCGTAGTTCATCTCTGAATAAGCAAGATACATGGGAATTATGCTCTTTTTTCCATGATTGGTACAATTACCTTCTGCACACACATTACATTGTGCATATGGATAtcttaagggtgcgtttggttcaagttatcatgtataaccttagttatgtgattaccaggtaatcacataaccaaggttatagggaataaaacataaccaaatgttgtttggttcaacttaggtaatacaacaaaaacttgtttgtttgaaggttttaatgaataccctactttaatattttaccgtattaccctcagttacaaaactaactatacataataataataatattaatattattattattatttattttttaatgtttttttacttttctttttcttgtattttttttacttttttatgtgtttttttatttttatattatttattatttatttttttacatttttaaattttattttttatttatttattttatttttaattttttttaaaaaatttttaaaatttttttaaatttttataattttttttaaattttttttaaaattttttaaatttttatttttcaaatttttattttttatttttttaaaaattattatttttaaaaaaataatttttaaaattttttaaaacatttttttatttttttaatatttttttacattttttcttttttttttcatgttttttcttatcggagggtatttttggtaaaaaaaattcgttaaccccggaatcaagaaaaaccttagttttctgaggttttccgattccgggctgcatgacccttttgctgacgtgtcgggcatggaacattacttgggaatcatcgaatacctaaaccaaacaaggtttttgttgataaccttggatggataaccaaggttatcaagaataaccctgaaccaaacgcaccctaagtgaTATGCTTCAGTTTTCAGTGCTAAATATTAGGAAGATGTTACAATCATTATATTCTTATCatgtatttgaaaaattaaattatttgatttAGAGTCTTAACATCTTTGATTAAATCGACATTGACTAAGATTGGTATCTCCAAAGGATCTAaattccacttctttttcttgctTTGCTTGGTTTGATCAGGTGAAAGGTTATCCAAAAGATTAAATTGTCACAGAAATGACCTATCGTTACTTTATATTTGTTAGAACTTTTTCACACGTGGCAAAGTGAATTTGTCCCAATCAAATACATGCATTAGTTTTAATGGGGTTTTTTTAATTGATGAGTTTGGCAAGATTCGGACACAAAACCTCTTGCTCTAATGGAATATGTAGTTTGATTGTATGTggttttatttgaaaatttacatTGTCAGGAAAATGGACTACAAGCATTTTTTTACTCAATGACATTTACACATTTAAATCATGATAATTAGTTTGAATTGAATGCTTCTCACATTGGTAGACAGTGGCAGACAGTCGACATGATTTATATtccaatttttttcttttcttcgttAGTGGACAAGATACTGGATCCATAACATGGGAAGAACCTGCCTTTTTGAATGCTTCTGGAGAAGGAAAATGCAGCATACCCACTAATCGAAGGAGCAAAGCAGTTGATGTTGGTGCTAGTTAcctggactggcctgaatcaaATGTATTAAGCAGAGTAAGTCATGAACTTCTCGGGCATTCTGTAGTTCAAATGATAATTCATAGTGTTATACGTTGTTATGCTTTTCTGATGCAACATATTTTGTAGCAAGGTTATTATATGAAATacttctatttatatatataaacacaAGCAAGGCATGAATACTAATGTCTCCCAAGCAAGAGGCACTAAGACAAAGCGCCATTCACAATAAGCTATGAGTCTGCCAAATACTCAAAGAAAACCCTGCCTATGGTGCACTTGGATTCCCATAGACCCAGTTGAAGAGAATTCAGTCACATAGCAAAAAAAATACTATTAGCCATCAGAGTAGAGTTATCAGACGACAGCCTTGCATCTTGAGATGCCGCAATGAATCTCAAGATGCAAGTGTGAATGAAAGAATTAATTGAGGAATCTTCCTATTAACCATCTATAAGCTGGCCTATAGAAAACCGACCCTCACAGATCCTCATCATGACTGTGGTTTGAGTGCACTGTGGTACATAGGAAGGGTGAGGGAAGCCTCATGCGAAGTCTGAGCTAGGTGTCCGGCTGAACTAGTCTCGATTATGTAGCTACATTAAAGAGAATCCAAAGCATGGGTACATTATAGTTTATATTTAGGCACTGTGGAACCCAAAGCATCTCTAAGCAATATAAGAGAATCCAATGTCTGATTAATGAAATTAAATACGGGATGGGTGCTTTTATTGGCAACATATATTTCAGCTTTGTATCTATTATCAACACGTTTACATGtgagttaaaattaaattggTGAAAGACATTGTCAATATTAGCTAAATAGTTAACGACTGAGGTTTAGAAAAGAGAAACTAATTATTTTACTCATCACATTCAGTACCCTGTTATGATGTATCACCTTAGCACTTCTGATCTCAGTAAACTATCTTGCTAAATTTGCTTCTACTTCCAACCAATGTTAAAGAAGACAAAGGCAAAACTTTCAACAGTGACTTTGTATTTGTTCAACTTTTATGAATTTTCAAGCATGTAGTTCTTAAGAATTACGAATTACCATTTCCCGGTCTTTATTGCTAACTTTACACTTTACAGCAGCTCACTGAGAAGTATATTTACCAAACATATCTCCTGGCTATGAATAAACATGATCCAATGCCCTGTGTTCAATTTTACATGTTTTCTTTAGATTCCAAATTTTCAATGTTCTCTAAGATTAACTCATTTTCCTATTTAAGGTATGGTTGAATTATGAAAAGTCTTCTTTCTGACATTATACGCAGCATTCGGAATCCAGTCACTTCCCAAATTTGCACTTATCAAGCAACAGGAGAAATTTATTTGATGATAATCAAGATGATATTACGTATGGATCAGCTAGTAGAAGTCACTGCCTTAAGAAGAAATCATATTGTGATCTTTCAAATTATATTGATCCAAGCCAGAAGCAAGGAACTTGTTCAAAGAAGTCCAGAACACAACTCGCTGATTCTGATTCAATCAGTGGAAACAGTTTAAGAAATAGGCTTGAGCAAGACGGCTTAGAGGAAATTCTGTTGGACAATAAATTTAGGGATCTTAATTCTTCTTTAGACAACAGATTATCTTCAGATAATGAGCACCATGAAGAAAGAATTGAAACCCTTGATTCCTTCAATGATGGTATGAAGGATAATGAACCACATAAAGAAAATGAGAGTCTTATCCAGCATGGACAGAATCAAGCAGAAGTATCATGTGTGATTTGTTGGACAGAATTTTCTACAACACGGGCTGTTTTACCTTGTGGGCATCGCTTCTGCTATACATGCATTCAAGGATGGGCTGATTGTATGGTATATATTCTTAACCATTTTGAAACTGTGTTCTGTTAACATTGCCTACACTTCATATCAATTGACTGCTCCAGTTGTCCTAGTAAGGGTATTATGAAATGCAGTCAGGTCTAGAAAATATCCTTTAAACTCAGAATCTAACTAATTCCTCATAGTTGATTTTAATTGTTGGTATAGCAGTAGTAGGTAATTGACATGATGTCTGAACATACTTTTGCTTCTTTTAAGATGAATCTATTTTGTTTGATTAACCTTTTTCTTACAATATTTGTCTATGACATTGTTAAATTGAAATAGGAAAACAAAAAGAGATGTTAAGGAAGCTTTCAACTGAATTGAAATGAATCCTTGATTGATGTTGAAAAAAAGAAACATTTCATGCGATGATGAGAAAAATACTAGATGAAACATGTTATACAAATAGAAGTTAGAAAtactttagtatttatttctgttTTAATACCAGAATTTCCTCTCATACAGTTTgtaaacacttgtaggcttcaaatgGAAAACCCTCAACTTGCCCTCTATGCAAAGCCAGTTTCACAAACATCAAAAAGATGGAGGATTCCTCTACAGATCAGAAGATATACTCCCAAACCATTCCTAGCGGATCCCCGAATAGAGACATTCGTAAGCGTTCTAGTGAGGGAAATGATAAGGACACAAACTTGGTAGGTTGCTTTCTACTTCAGTATTTCTATCATGCGCACATACTCTGCAATATAGAGTTACAAATTTTCTGTTTATCACCTTAAGTTGGCATAGATTTCTTACGattgttttttttattgatttttctgATCTACAAGCCTGCGGATTATATTTGTTATGAGTGTCGATACCATGAGCCAGTGGATCTTCTTGTATGCTGCCAAATCTGCAAAGCTAAGTGGATACATTCTTGCTGCTTAAATCCTCTATCGATTCCATGGACCTGCATCCATTGTAGGGATCTCAGAACACTCTATAGACTTTTTCGGTAAGTTGACGGTTCCATGTGAAATGGATGAGAATCAATGGTAGATCAAAGTCCAAAATATTATGAACACCGTCGACCTTCCCAGAATATAAAGCGATGATGCATGTCGCATCCTTAAGTAAATACTTTTAGATTTTGCATGATTTAATTATAGAAATGATGACCATTCAAAATTTTTATCTATCCTTCCTTGTTTGCATAGTATTGCCTGAACAAATGCATCTTTATCCGTTAAATATTGTCTTTTAAAGTTTTGATCAGTCACGTCAGACATGTTGAATGGATATCCGTGAAATCAAAGGCTTTCTTACGAGTACAATTCGACTCAGAAGTCAAAAAGTTGGATAGCATGTGGTGGAAAGCCGAATGTGTTCAATCGCACATAGATCGCATGTTGACTTGCCTatggttaaaaataaaattagtgtTGTGGGCAAACTTAAGCTGATTGAGTCATATGTAAGCTTTGATGCCTTtattcattgatttttttttgtctGTATTTAGTAGTATTTATTTAATTTCTCTATtgatattttacataatattactAAACAAGTATAATGTGGTTGGATTTAATTGTTTAAGGTATGCGATGCCGGTGGGTCTGTGTGATCGAATTACTAGTGAAGCTGaatgccttttttttttatttatttgatggATAAAATCAAATAGGATCAGTTAGattgtaaaatttaaatatttaatactgAAAAAATAGAGAAGAGAGATTGTCTCAATGCCACAGCAAGATATTTAAAAGTTTAATCAAGTATCAAAGGATAATTTTCATCGATGATATGAAAATTTGAGATGTTAATTGTTAGACGGAGAGTCGTTTGTGCTTCTAGATGTAGCCGATGAACTGGGGAGAAAGTTGCCTTTCTCCAGAATTAATTGAGTCGAAGGATtaacttttcttaaaaaaaagaaTAGACGAAATAGCTAAAATATCATAAACAAACAATTAAATCTATCGTCTTGAATAAACTTGAGTTATTCTACAAGACATAAAAAGGAAAACTAGATTCACGGGTAAAAAATCAGAATTTACAGGAATCGGCTAATGTAGCAAGTAATCAGACGCGGAATATAGACTACAAAAGATAGTATCTCAGTGCTGTTGATCGGTGGCGTGAACAATCCATTCGATTTGCCATATCCGATGTTGAACATGACTGATTAAAGTTTCTCAGTATCACTGTCTAAGCCCTGCATAAAACAAGATAGATTTCCAACTTAGTCACGCTTGATCCATATGTGCACTGGTGTTATTTTAGAGCTACAATCGGCATGTTTTGACTcgcttttgaaagaaaaataataatttgcttAAACTAGTCACTAGTCAGCATCAATTTGAGAACAGCTTAAGCACAAACGCTGGGAGAACATCTATTAGGTTAATAGTTTGTCAGTCCTATCATTAATCTAAAATGCTTATGCTGAAATTAAAGGTAGCTTGTTTGGCTAAACTTATAAAAAACAATTATAAGCCTACGATTTACCATGTAAAAGTAATTTAAGGCGTCAATCTATAAACTCCCAGCTTTAAGATTTGACATCCCAATCCAAGGTCTAAATTATAGCCTATAATTAATCCCCAATCTCAGCATGTGACACATAACACTGTCTATGCCATCATCAAATCCTTTCTAATATCCTACCATAGCTCCCCTCTCATATCATCACATTCCATTGCAATTATATAAATCACTATTTTCTCCCTAGAACATTATGTTCTAATCATGGATAGCAATAAGTATTCAACAAAGGAGTAAACTGGAAGAAATCTGAAATTCTAAATGCAATGCCTTACCGAGGTGCTCCCAATCTTATCGAACTCATCATCCAAGTCAGCATTGTTGCCATCTGTAACAGTGTAGGAATAATATCAGAAGTTGTAACCAGTAACCACATACCCTAGTATGACTGAAGATTTCTAAAAAAACCAAAACTATAAACGCACATAAATTAGCAAATAAACATTTTGCAATAAATGCTGACTGAACACAAGAATAAACAAAATACAGCATACCCGGGCCCTCCTCATCACTTCCAAGATCACCAAGAAGAAACACATCCAAATCCTCTGGAGTCTTTGAGGTGGAAGTCTTCagcattttggtttcttttgCTTCTGCTACTGTAGCAAATGTATTCGGGTTTTCCTTGACACTCTCTGTTTGTTTTTGCTCTGCTTTCTTCTTCGTCTCCTCCATATACCTCTTCTCGTAGCTGATGCATTGCACAATTCAGATTGACAGTAAAGGCTCATAGAGTTTGTCATAAAGGGTGTTCaaaaaaaccaaacaaaaagatGCCAAATTCAATCACATGTACTGTGTATATTTAGATCATTCAAATCCCTTTCTACTGTCTTCCTATTTCCTTCCATGGTTCAATAGTTTTCTGAAatcagtcaacttggtcaaccacCGCATATTCATCAAGTCTTCTTTGGTCATGTCTGTTTGCTCTCATATTATTCCGTAATTTGGAGCTATGTAATAATGTATTACACAAAAAGAATAATAGATAATTATAATTCACCAGTGGACCAATGTTTTACAGTGAAACTGCTAGTCAAACCAATTTCATTTATCGCCATGCATATTCCCAAATTTCAATATGATCACCAGATTCTGCAGAGAAAATACTTACGGAGATACATGACTGTCTACAAGAGCGAAATAAATCCGCCAGAACTTTCTCTCTTTCATGTAACGAGGACATAGCTCATATCTGAACTTTGATATTTCCTGGAAAATAGAGGAAAATTATCAATAGTCTTAAGAAAAAAATGATAGTGTATAGATAGTGATAGTGAGGTAAAGTTGACAAGATCAGTATACAGGGGATAGTAAGTGATAATGTATATTTCGTAGGTAAATCAACATGTGTTGCTCAAAAAGCAAAAAACCTAGAGGAAGACTAACTACTAAGACAAGACAATGAAATAAATAATGGCTGTATAAATATTTAAGATGTGTCACATTTTGTAGGGACCAAGAATGAATCAATCAACATATTCTGTTCTTCTGTAAGTTATTGTTGATAACTTTCAACAGTATGGAGCAACAAATCAATAGTTTTATAATTTATGAGATATTCTAGCAATAACAATGGGAAAGGTTCAGTATGTTAAcctaaaaaagtgaaaaaaacaGAAAATATTAAAGCATAGTTTATCCATCAAAAAATGTGTTGATAAGCATTTTATGAAGTTAGATATCTAACGAATCAAATGTGGCAGCTAAATATTTCATTTATATCAATAACTGTCTTTCATAACAGTACAGAAATGTTTGCCAGAAGCTAATGTTATAGATATGAGAGACAGAGCATCTTTTCTGCTTGGGTAGAAAATCAACAAAGTGATTGAGCAGACTTTTAAAATAAGGAGCAACAGGTAAAATATGACGTAAATGTTTGGAGGTTCTTGAGAGGTATATACAATGATTAGTTGAATGCCCTTGAGGAAGGTCAAGTTAGTTGATCCATAATTAAGGATTGACTAGATAAACCATATCCAATAATATGCCAAAATTAATCAGAGAGGACAGATAATCAACATAATTGCAACTGCAATTTCTCCAGCATTTGCCTGTCAATATGGTATGATAAATACATATGGCAAAATGTGTGATAAAGGTTCAACATAATAGCTAATCAATTGCTCGTAACATGACAACCCCAAGAAGAATTCACGAGTTACACCTAATACATTTTTGCATATGTTACTTCTAAACTAATCCAGCTTTTGTGATCCTATAAATTCCGCCACTACATTGATGTCTGTGAAATTCACAGACAATGAAGTCATGCTCCAGAACTATAGAATACGCCACACTGTTGGAGAAAAAACAGGCTAAATGAAGATgtagattaattttcaaaataaaaaataatagactcAAAACACCTTGACTGTTGACAGAACCAAAGTAGCATGTCTTGCTTGCCATTCATTAAGATCTTGCCTCACATTTGATGATGGGGGGATGGTGGATATTTCTGGTTCGGGTTCATCTACACAAACAACACAGGTGATGTACTCAGATGTATTCGTTAAACTGCAAGCCAAATTTGAAGCTAACAACTAGAAGATAGTACAATTTTGCATAAACACGAAGTTCCCAAAACACATCAATGTAATAGAAATAAGTAAATCATTACTTGCAACATAAATTTGAACTTCCTCGAGCATTGTTTAAGCCATTACGTCGAACAATTCAATACTAAATGATGAAATCATTATAAGTCAGTAGTTTCAATTGccttttttcagaaaaaaaaacattGAGAAAAACAGGAACGGTAAAAGGTAATAATTCAATACATTACAATACAAAATAATGGATGAATTATAAAATTGATTGGCAATAGGATAAGAATGGATCTAGCGAGCACCTTGCATGGAAAAATCCCTGAAAGTGCTAATCTGGATTCCCTGAACAAACTCCTTCAGCTCCTGGGTAATCCCAAATCTCTCGAGATCCGAAGCAGGGTCCGGAGCAACAGCCGCGCTAGATCCCGACACCAATGCAGATGCAATCGGGATGGGGATGTCGATGGAGAGGGTCTTGATCTGGTCAGCGGCGCGGAGCGCCTCGGAACGGAGAAGATCGGCCTTCTTGGCGGCCTCGGCGGCCATCTCCTTCGACTTCTTGGTCGTCTCGGAGACGAACTCCTGCGAGAACCTCGCAGCGCCCTGGGTGAGCTCTTGCGAGCGCTTGGCCGCCTCCTTCGAGATCTCCTGCGATCGCCTCGCCGCCTCCTCGGCGAAAACCTTCGCCCTCTGCCACAGATCCATGGCTGATCCCGGCGACGGCCTCTGCGTCCAGAGCACGTGGGTGAGAAGCGATGGAGCACGTGAGCGAGATGAAGGTCTCGCTCATTTTTATGATTGAGGAAGCGAAGCATCGTCGGATCCGATACAATATCATATTCTAAAATAAAATCTACATTTCTTGCCGACGGCCTGGATTTCATTCATGAAAAAAGTCAAAACTACAGAGGATAATTTCATTTTGCCCCTCTCCCCGCCCTCCCTTCCCATAGTTTACATTTTTTCAGAAGGACCCCCCATAGTTTTCATGTCAGATTTCCATTCCATCTCTTCTTAATGTTGATTCGATGAACTGACGGAAGTCTCCGGGATTATAGTACAATGATAGATATCatttgagtattcatagttaagTCTTAgttatgataaatttattttaatgatcgatgaaaaattttcattaaaTCGGATCGATCGTTTTACACTTAATGTTACTCATCctaattaattatgtttttta
Coding sequences within it:
- the LOC122015189 gene encoding uncharacterized protein LOC122015189 codes for the protein MDDPSTLSEGSAYRPIEGMESVVATVSGYHGTERFKLIKLIAHAGANYVGAMTKSTTHLVCWRFEGKKYNLAKNIGAHIISHRWFEDCLKERKRLPEDSYSMQSGQDTGSITWEEPAFLNASGEGKCSIPTNRRSKAVDVGASYLDWPESNVLSRHSESSHFPNLHLSSNRRNLFDDNQDDITYGSASRSHCLKKKSYCDLSNYIDPSQKQGTCSKKSRTQLADSDSISGNSLRNRLEQDGLEEILLDNKFRDLNSSLDNRLSSDNEHHEERIETLDSFNDGMKDNEPHKENESLIQHGQNQAEVSCVICWTEFSTTRAVLPCGHRFCYTCIQGWADCMASNGKPSTCPLCKASFTNIKKMEDSSTDQKIYSQTIPSGSPNRDIRKRSSEGNDKDTNLPADYICYECRYHEPVDLLVCCQICKAKWIHSCCLNPLSIPWTCIHCRDLRTLYRLFR
- the LOC122016655 gene encoding uncharacterized protein LOC122016655; this translates as MDLWQRAKVFAEEAARRSQEISKEAAKRSQELTQGAARFSQEFVSETTKKSKEMAAEAAKKADLLRSEALRAADQIKTLSIDIPIPIASALVSGSSAAVAPDPASDLERFGITQELKEFVQGIQISTFRDFSMQDEPEPEISTIPPSSNVRQDLNEWQARHATLVLSTVKEISKFRYELCPRYMKERKFWRIYFALVDSHVSPYEKRYMEETKKKAEQKQTESVKENPNTFATVAEAKETKMLKTSTSKTPEDLDVFLLGDLGSDEEGPDGNNADLDDEFDKIGSTSGLDSDTEKL